One segment of Myxococcota bacterium DNA contains the following:
- a CDS encoding GNAT family protein, with protein MLDLYPTEILTERLRLRAPRRGDVTALHEAIAETLTDLVPWLPWARVDHGPAETRRYLRAARSAWSRQSAFEFLIELRDSGRVAGVTSLHRVDWVRAVAGLGYWVRRSEWNHGIATEAAAAALAHALGGLRLHRIEALVALENKTSQRVVEKLGFVREGVAREAEFVDGRYLDHIQYSFLRSDPQAGLR; from the coding sequence GTGCTCGATCTGTATCCCACGGAGATCCTCACCGAGCGGCTGCGCTTGCGCGCGCCGAGGCGCGGCGACGTGACGGCGCTGCACGAGGCCATCGCCGAGACACTGACCGACCTGGTGCCCTGGCTGCCATGGGCGCGCGTCGACCACGGCCCGGCCGAGACGCGCCGCTACCTGCGCGCGGCGCGCAGCGCGTGGTCGCGCCAGAGCGCCTTCGAGTTCCTGATCGAGCTGCGCGACTCGGGGCGCGTGGCGGGAGTCACGAGCCTGCACCGCGTGGACTGGGTGCGCGCGGTGGCGGGGCTCGGCTACTGGGTGCGGCGCTCGGAGTGGAACCACGGCATCGCCACCGAGGCGGCGGCTGCGGCGCTGGCGCACGCGCTCGGCGGCCTGCGGCTGCACCGGATCGAGGCGCTGGTGGCGCTCGAGAACAAGACGAGTCAGCGCGTGGTCGAGAAGCTCGGCTTCGTGCGCGAGGGCGTGGCGCGCGAAGCGGAGTTCGTGGACGGCCGGTATCTGGACCACATCCAGTACAGCTTCCTGCGCAGCGACCCCCAGGCGGGCCTGCGATGA